The Gossypium arboreum isolate Shixiya-1 chromosome 2, ASM2569848v2, whole genome shotgun sequence region TTGTATTTAACTCACTGAAAAGTGGCACagcatattgtctgatgcatTGATCCCTATCATCGGCAATGAGGATGGGATTTCGTACACGATCagcttcattaccttggtcttgattctgatttccaaggtccatctcgacTTGTCTTTGAGTTGTTCGTTCACATCTTTTTTGTCTGAAAGTTTGCTCAATTTCAaggtctacagggagtaaatcgataatccgatctatgctcataaacacttgaaaagaaaatcacaaaattaaaaagaataagttagtaatattaaaaataaaccaaattggaagtaaataatttcacaaaaaaataaaataaaaaagactaTGGCAACAGTTAACAATCCTTGGCAACAGTGCCAAAAAGttgtaacgcgtaggtttgtgcaagtgtacacaatcgttatcaagtaataagtaagtatcgagttatcgtctccatagggattgtatttgtgttaaatcacttaattgtaaaattatactaacaacttggcaaataaaaacacaatattgttgaaaagtgatgattaaatttaaatatattaaactaaatgcaatgatcccaaATGTAAATtaccctaagtatgcaaactatatgaatggaatagattttagcaaaattaaacacaatttgcaacaattataacgtAAATAAACtaagacaattactttaattaaacttaatttattatcaacatgcttattaACATTCTGAAAAATATTCCATAGCAActcaatctttcatgagtttggaaaccatattaggtcctttcggaatcctttactcagtaaatatgcattttaatgatccttatttactaagggtttcttagcattcgtgtgaggtaacagggacgtgttaagtttgaaacagtttaatcacacaaatttaaaaactataccgataacagagcttggttagagttgttatgcagcCTGCAATTttatcgggttaggatctaaattaagtaggcacatttcaattatgtgtctattagccatcgtctggttaggatcgctcagctaatttaggtgcatttcaatcacgtatgaacgaaatatagattggattttaattgaaaacatgatcgattgaggtaCAAACATTGATACGATCGCGATCTGGAGTGCATCAAGTTCGAGCAAGGACTCAATGGTGCTGCCTCAAGGACCAATTACgcgagctcgagctaagcaattcaaggaggccatttcggccttagttaatcaagtgtggggcgaggctttggttggagaaatagatcgagttgggaccagcttaataaagtgtccttgcaacattttgcaaactaatttcagctcaatttccgctccttgaacccgttccaactaaattgaacttttatttatttcttttagctttgcattttaatacttgcatttaagcctcttagtttaataaatgagttgctggtcattaatacaactcattttagtttaattaaataagtttatttgatgaatttaatataatgagttgcttctttaattaatctagttactaggttaatttattggtgcatgagttaaagttcattaaatacttcttttaattaactagttgttggaataaatgatgcataagtgtgtgttcatttatttacgtagttgttaatttgtttaaagcttaataattgaataaatgttacggttacatatgttttaattgcaggtgacttttcaattcacaaaggctgttacgcattcaataaaggagacttttcaagttattttggttacaaaagagggggctgttataaaggaagcattaagcatcattaaaagagagtttaaaggagcatttcatgtcctttaaaatctggtagcagcttgttcaaataccccaacgttTTTTTTGCCACTTAATGGACAATTTATACATTGTAAATTTCATTAAAGTGACTGGAGTCTATTCAACTagccaaagggaaaatcaagagtcatttttcaagcctttaaggacattaattcagctagttaaagagaggagttattgactctagaatttcaaaagtTTTTGATTTATAATTAGCCTTTTTAATAGCACTTTACTATGTGACCATTTGGCTAGCTCATTTTAGCCTTATAAATTCTTGTAACCAAGCCTTTTGACACTACttttggaatatttttgttaatgatattcgccaaatttgtgaggcaaacttttctcttttgctcaaagatttgttggctacctagtgttctagttgtgtcatccattttctttgttgaaaatcgaacttatcactactcgtagtgtggcgctcaaacataccaaggttcctactttgctaagtagcggtcgaggttctcatattctccatcccaccaccttgaaaacttataaacatttgggtcaatattttctaatattggttcgtgtttgtttttgagatcattttcatttccattccattccatcttttcgtttcattataaccaaacctacaaaaacttcatatccataaacccatctttgaatccttttacatagcttctgccattatttacgttaaaacatccttttgaacaaaccgaacgctattccttcgtagacgatcgggcaaactcacatacgactcgactcaccccgagggGGATCGtatcaaacattataagcatgaatcaaatatttaatcaaagcaatcatcctagcttaaataaaattaggctaacattgttgtaaacaagaataaagaagacatagcaaacatttttagattaaattaaagaaaagaaagattaaacccaaatcagatTGGCTGTCACCCAATACTCTGAGTGACGAGGCTTATTCGCTTCTTCGCTTTGCTCCTTTGTTGATGGCTCTCCacggtggccgaccaagggctctttaagaggcttaattgctaaaatctatatgaagagatgatgctaggcgtggggaatggaaaatgctaaagagGATTGAGAGAGAAGAAAACGATGATGGATGAGGGATGATTTTTGAGGGATCaaatgaggtcttatttataggtgaagagaggagGGTAGTTTGCAAAAAATAGagaggtttagtctcttcaagctTTTCCAATGAGTGGCCGGACATGCTTACtggattttgagttgaattttgcttgatttttaagcaatttaaatgccataacaaTTCCGGACTGACACTCGGTCAAATGTAAATCTTCGgccaaatctctaatttcttcaacattgcaaAGACCttatgtaattaaaccaaaaagtggtttatgtggaCAGCCATGTGTACCCAAATTTGGGTTGACTTGCTCTTCAATTTGGACTTTTTTTGAAATCCAGAAAAGCTATCaaacctgtccaaaataaatagataaattaaaggaccaaagaacaaaatttatccaatttaaataattaattcaaacccgaattattaataaaatattttaaaataaattattaaatataattttatattttattatttaatttaatcatgcatgactCGTTTtatatcttaaaaatataatacgctcaaacaaatataaaataagtcattttatgcatgtaagctatataataaagcataaaatcatattttaatacttttatgtcctaatttcatatttttcacatatttcattaatttattaaacaaccgcttagttttaacaatgaatttaAGTACAAAGGTAATAAATTACATacaaaaaatcctatatatttttcaatttacgaTACCTACgtgatttttttgaatttttgttaCGTGGTCTTAAAGCATGTTCATGTTTTGTTATAAGCTTGTTTGATGTATGACCAACATGATTTAATGTTGCCTATGGTATTTGTGACTTAGAATATTTATAAATGTTCAAATTTGATGATATTCGCATGTTAATGAGACGTGTATTATGTGATGCTATGATGGCGATGTAGCGTCCTGTTACTTGGGCTCGGTGACCGGGCCAGGTATAGGGTATTACAAGTAAGTTCTGTATGAGCTTACTTGATAAAACAACAAGCAATGGAATCTTTAAGGACTTTTTAGCAATTTTGTCTTTTCTCCGATTAtctttggtttggttcaattctCGAACTAtacaataattcaattcaatttatctaTTCCATGCATATTATATCATCCAACTATATTCATGTATTATTTCAATTTCATTATTCAAGTGGCCCCTAAAGgaatatattttattcaatttagtccctaaaaccgaaattgtcataactttcaaatttgagcttcaaTTTTGAAATAGATCTCAAATACATTCTTAAAGGACCCAATACTATCAATAATTATAagaatttttcattaattttgaaatttatatacTTTAGTCCCTATGTTAAAAAGCgagaaattaaattttacaaacttGTCATTTTCACTTCTATTcttaaaatctaacaatttagtatcaatttcttcaagcattcatcaatggaaacttttagaaattttaacagttttagaaattgatacatgggctagctaaatcaagctctcacaacctcaaaaacataaatattataaGAAACGAACTAAATTAAACTTACCTATTAATAGTAAAAAATATGAAAGCTTcaaaccctttttcttttctttgttttctgagagggagaaaatgaaaatgaaaatgtattattttgttttatttttagctTATATACTTAGTTTAACTtttaattaatcttaattaacttaattaacatTTATTTAATTAACACTAAGCATAATTAACTAATTTGGTGGATTACTACTAGCCTCCACAACCATTTGACTatatattaatggtctaatttcttTATTGGTcatttgattaattaaaaattcataacgaTTAACtcttataacttttacaatttagtttttgTACATTAACTATCAATTTGACAAAATTATGGGACCTAACTTTAATTAACAATTATATtgacctcataaatattaaataataatatttatgaacttaaaCATCGAAATTGGGGTTCCAAAACCATCGATTCCAACACCTTTGAAAAACAAGCTGTGACAAACTCGATGCATGTACTTCCGATCGCAGACTCATACGGGGTTGTGTTGGCCTTCTACGATGAATTTTCTACTCCTTTCCTCCTCCGGTAATAAATATGGCCTATCGTGAAGGCTAAACCATGTCATGTAATTTGAAGATGTCTCCTAATCGGAATTGACAATTGGTTTGCTCATAGGTATAAAATCATACCTATGTTCCCATATGTAGATATACTTCGCATGGAATTTAAACAAATCTTCATCAGCTCTCCCTTGCAAGTCAATCTTGTGAAGTTCATCAAGCTCTTGAGGTAAGGGTAGAATATTTGGCACAAACCCAAACTTCTATATCACTTGATTAGATTCATGCATCTAAACCATTGCAAAAACTATCAATGACACTTTGACGTGCCAGATATTGCGGTTCGTCAAAATTCAGTCGAGATGCATTCTTGAATTCTTAGATCAAATTATGACATCCATTAAAACTATtgtacaaaattataaattttattaagtaccaactatttaatttcaaatccttacgtaattattatataattgaaaatttcaaaaactaacattgCCTTCTGACTATTGATCTAACAATAATTAGATATCTTCGAACTCGTTCAATATACCCACATGACTCATGTCATTGTTAAATGAATATTATGAGTGATAATTGATAAGGTAAGTTTACTCAGGGACGTAAAAATGGTAAGCGGTACCATGCTCATGACTGAAAGAGTATACAACCACCAAAGGCAAATCTAGGGGGGGTTGGCAGGGGCCCTagcccccctaaaatggaaatttGCTAGTTCgccctttaatttttttaaaattataaattaataaaggcAAATTTTTACTTtagcccccctaaaattataaaaatttgatttaatcatttaaaaattataaagatatagactataaaaaatttaaaatttcattcaacccCCTTAAAAAATTATTCTTGCTTCACCCCTGACAACCACCTGTTTTAATTTTTAGTGCTTCAATTCTCCAATATATCTCTCAGTACAATGTAGCTATAGCTAATCTCCAACTAAATTGTTTAGCTTCTATCAATAAAAGCATTCATGTAATTATATAATTTCAGAACAAATTCAGTACAAAATTTCTTTGGACatacaacatgtcccaaaaattaaatcataattttagATGGTTGAATGGGAATAAGTAGATGGACAGGctgaacaaaatagaaaaaaaaaagtagatgGACAGGGAATAAAAGAACAGAATAAATCACCAATCGAATAGATTAATTGGGTTGTTCTATTCCCTCTACTTTCCCGTCCACTTCCCATTCACAATCTAAAGTTGAACATTCGATGTCCAGTAAAGTTGACAATTTTGCAAGGCAGTATTTAGTATTGTTAAGTTAAAACACTGCCCAAAATGGTGagccaaatttgaaatccagagtTCATACGCtgcatatataaaatttattctcAAACACATAGAAACTCATctctattttttatataattattttttcttacattttGCCATTTTTCCTTTGCTTCATTACTTCTcggtattgaattgttattctaattTACATATAAAACATAAAGGATTAAAATATGTAAAGCATTCCGAGCAATATTCTCGATCcacctaaattatttataacaatAATGCTATTCCAGTATTTCCTTCTCTGCTATTTTAATTAGTTCTTTTCTGTTTTATTAATCAACTTGGCGAACCACAGTGCGAATCCAATCCATTAGCCTTCGCAAAAAAGGCTGAAGGCACAGGTCTGTCCATAATTTTCATCGAATAATCACCCTCTATCGTTCACCACCACTCACCAGTTTTTTATCTATTTGATAATTTAAGTGCAaacttttctattattttttaaatgtgtCCGAAGGGTTTTCATCATCCTTCTATATAAGCCAATGTGCTAAACACAACAATTCTGCAAATCCTATTAGTTATTTTCTTGGTTTCCTAGCTAGCAGACGAAGTAAAACTATGGCTCAAATTAGGAAGATGGATTGCCAAGTAATGATCAAGTCCACAGCTGACGAGTTCTACAACGCCTTCCGCAGCAAACCCCAATTTCTACCAAAGATGTCCAATGGATTAATAAAAGATGTGAAACTTCTTCAGGGTGATTGGAATTCCGTTGGCGCTGTTAGACTATGGTCTTACTCTTCCGAAGGTAAAGCCcatcaatatatataaataagcTTTGTACTTTGCTTTAGCAACAATTTTTTAACAATGAGAACTTGTAGCATAAAAAATAGTGTTATTATGTACTTCTTGTATGAATAATTAATTCTAATGGTGTTTTTGTTGTCTTCTAGGTAAGTCTCAGATGGTTAAAGAGATATTCGAGAAGGTGGACGAAAAAAGTAAGACGATGGTTTACAAACTTGTAGAGGGTGATCTCCTGAATTCTTATAATAGCTGGAGGAACATCATTACCATCAGGCCAGTGGGTGAGAGAAGCATGGTGAAATGGACCATGGAATTCGAAAAGCAAAACGAGGACATCCCTGACCCTGTGGGGTACGCAGACAGCTTGATCGCCTTGACCAACAATATCGATGCATATCTTCTTAATGTCTAATTAAACTTCATTTGGAAAAGGGAATATTAAAGATAACCGTTGTATTGAAATTATGTGTAGATCTTTAAATTAATAAGAAAAAGACACATATTAGTGCATGATGATTTATATGTGTCATTGTTAACTAATTAATAGTCACAGTAAAAGGTCATAGATATATGTATAATAAATCCGCTCTGATGTTGATTTATACGTATTATTGTTCTTGGTGAAAGTATATGGTTTGTTTAGAGATAACTATCACTGAAGTGGGATTCATTCTATTCATATAAGTAAATATTGAGTTGTTAGATAAGTTGCAATTGAAtcaacaattaaaaaaaaaaaatcaaaaataggATGAATGTAAAAATTGGTTATGCAGTTAgggaatttttttttatgtttgtagGGCCTTTCTTAAAGAGTAACTTGTCATGTATTAACAATACAAGACATGatttaatttcatttcactcACCAAGTTTTACTCACCAAGTTTTAATCTTACTCTTATATATCAACTAGGATTACTCTTCTCACTAAAACTTTCCCCTTGAAAGCTTAGATACAAACTAAACATGAAAGAATTTGTTTACAAAGTAATTGCACTTAAAACTAAGTCACTCAATGAAAAATGTAAGTGTTTTACGAAATTTGTACAAAATCAAGTAAACAAGCTTTCTTTAAATAGACAGAACAGGTTTGTAAATCTTCAACTAATGTGAACATGATATCTATGAAATTGTGCCTCAGTAAGGCATCAAATAAGGCATCAAATAAGTAGAGATCTTCAATGATTGTACGTACTTCTATAGAAACTAGGTTTCgtcatataatataatatgatCACACATCAAGTCTTCAAAATAAAGTCCTTACTCGATGATATGCAACATAATCCTATCCATCAAATTgtcgctcaaaatcatcaaattgaTGTAAGAAATAAAACAAGAACTTAATCCAAAAGTACACAAACATATATGGCAAGTAGCAAAACAATTTAGTTGCAATTGAGGGTGAAATTGGAATGAGCACCTAGCATTAACAttgttttcatttaaattttttgacaaaaaaatagAACAACAATCTCAAGTAAAGTAAAAGTGATCTTCCAAACGAACTCCCCATTAATGCAACCAATCAACTATGAAAATAAACTATGAGATTAATCATTGATGCAACAAGAACTATatcattaataaaagaaaaagaaaaaacagtGTTTAAAACATAGCATAAGTATCTTAGTATCTAAACTTAAGAGCAAGTTCAAAAAAAGTTCATCAAGAAGCCATAAAACCAAAAAAAGTATATCCATTACAAATCAATAATATTATTAGCAGCAATCATCATCAGGTATATGACTTGTAACATTCTAAAAATCAGGGGTCAGTAGAATCGGGTTTGTGAATCGAGAGAGAGAGTCAAACCTTAATTTTTGAGATTATCTATGCTGTTTTTGGAAAAAGATGAGGTATTGGTTTGTTAGTTAAATGATAGTGAAACGTttcttgaaacccaagttcaaatcccttatctagcatcatttttattattttgtaaattttgtcttaaaccctagtatgtgacatgcgttgtttttaaaataaatattgcaaaattatttcaagaatgaggaaaaagtctaatggttaaaagaaatatgagaaagcaTGGGAATTAAATGAGGTCTCAAGTTTGAATCCTTTCCCttgtgaaataattaaattttgcaaaatccaTTGTTTTAGTAATGTGTGTGTCATCCATAGCCTTGAACCCTAAGTATACATACaaaattttattgtatttttcagcATTTAACTTAATTTTGCCCTACCCTAGCCATTTTCTCTACCCTAGTCGTTCACCCTCTTCCTCTCCTCTTTTCtcatcaattttctttctttctcccattaTTGTTGTCGCCTACACCTCCcattttaccatctctttcttcttctttttgcatcaagattaTGCACCATCTCCTTTACTCTATTGCTACCATTTATACTCATCTGAATTAGCCTCAAATTTGAAATCTTGAACCCCAAGATCGATCCCGAACATCTCCAAGAAATTGCCATTACCGTTTCTCTCAACTAGCTTGAGTATggtctcttttctcttcaatttcttgattaatattgtcaattaaaaaccaaaatttcaagaTCTGTAATTTGGGGTATTTTCTAgattttaatgagatctcaaacaGTTTTTAAATTCAGCCCCAATTTTCGCCACCACGGGTGGCGGTGCATGCACCTATGTACAAGAAAGGGGGTTATTTTGTTTCTTGGGTCTTGCCCATATTTTTCCAGAACTAAATTGTGTTCTTGAACCCCCCTAATCAACCTTTAATCACATGTTAATTAGGGTGAGACATTCTTGATCAATTAGCCAATTGGATCCCACAAATCGGgaagcgtaagtgcaattaaggataactagtttgttatttcgacatagttgttgggtagaggtcatgaattgattaaatgaaaaaatttaatcattaattagctaATAATTTTctagtatattattgaattaggttcTGACCCAAACGCCCATAAAGGCGAAGAATGATTGTACGTACGATTCGTATCGATAcagtgtaaggaatctaactagtttggattcataaaatagttataatttcaacaaTTGGTTTGAACTGATAAGTGGGTGTTTGGGGGATGGTTTAATggtaaattaattgaatttatactgaattttgttttaggtttgtttaaggaattattaaggaaaattggaagattcgctAGTGTGTTGCGAAAAAGCGAAAAATAAAGTGTGagtcctaaactcataaaattgtttaaaaatattaaatatcatgttatatttgataaattagcttgatgattggattggcttaatatccaaattatttattttataagtgGCCGGACTAGGTATGTTTCGAGCCTgaaaagattgacatgttggcaaaattgctagtttgatagtatgaatgttagattgagtttgtaattgcatttttgagttatgagatatgagtaTGTTTGACtaaatgatataatgtgttgagatattaagcttatgtatgatttaaacgcatgagatatttgttatattgtgtactgaaaagggtgtcatttatgcacaatgaaaatccgtaacacatgtgaaattgaacgatattgattgataccaacatAATCGTAATTTGAAAAATTGGAACATTgtttccatttactgaaagtatgtgatAATTGAGAACATGCTAAGCATTTCAAATGAATACGAGAAGTATTGAGATAtaattatgtatgagattgtgtgacataaTGCATATGCATTAggttgggattttgtggttgacCGAGGAGTTCTGTAAAGTACCGGTGGCATATTAAGTCTGCATTATTCGTAGTCAGTGCACTACACCTAGAGTACCGAGGGGAATGGCGATTTATCATATTTTTACTGGTAGCTTGTCTACATTTTTACTGGCAAAATTTTCTGTATATTGTTATCAgtaatgggcttaagcccataatGTTTTAGAGTTTGGATGatgagttctggggaactcgtggtgtgtagcagatggtatgggtgggaacctttttgcattgcatcatgtgcacgacatattcaaatgttattgatttatgctatgtattgtatttttttgtattgaatggtatcaaaatttttgattgttactcgaatgaatgatgaTTGTCATCATGCTCATGCACCATTTGACctcaatttgataatggctatgtaatgatatgaaattctTATGATGGTTCTGTTTTCACCTCTTAAGACTAATATGTTTTACTGTATTCGATATTTATGTTTGCTTAAATAATGatttgactcacactgagcttttcataagttcacccccaatagtgtttaacATTTCAAgtaaacctcaaaattaggaTCGAACTCGACATTCGGAGAATCATCTTGGACCTTGGACTATttcttaataagtattattaattctttattggttttggattataatttttaattatttctggtctgtggcttggtaactttcCTTCTTGGGtttttgcatgcatggattactcaagcataataatcgGGAAATGCATGATATGtgacttaagtaaaatttgacattGTTCCCTAATTTTCGCTACATTGCAAAGGAAccgtttttgaaaaataaattgataaagaaattaaatttccATAAtaacttgaaaaatggtttttccgTAGCATTAGTTTAACATCGAGTGTTTTTTAAAAAAGATCGACAAGCAAaaggtttttctaaaacaacactatCAACAATAAAACGAATCCTAAGTGTATacgacctaatgaatgaatgcttttaagctatCTCAAAGTACAACTATGGTTTTCTTTAAAAATGAGTTTACTTAAGGTCTTCAAAAGTAAcataagttagcttagccatttctgtggctaatgtagccttctgaatttagccataatgtctaggtcaaGGTTGGGAGGTTACATGACTCCTATATCTTCCCTATTTATGTTAAAAAAATCTAAATGCTAGGTCAAGCCCATGAGCAAAAAGATTAGCTTTGTAGAAAAGTGCACAACTTTTATACCTATTAAGGAGCTTAATCTTATTGCTTAGATAATATAGCAAATTTTCAATGCAAGCCACATTCTCTTCAATGTGTTTAGTCAACCTAGCTTGCTTAGCAGACTTTGTTTTGGTAATTGTAAATTCTATTGTAACTAGTGCAGCATTTTGCACTTGGTCCTCATTAGCTTCAGACTTCTCATCATTTGCATTTGAATTAGTAGTTAAATGTTTTCCTCTATTTCGTTTATATGAGCACTTCAACTCAAGTTGTGGTGGCTTAAGAATTTATCTTTTTTTTAAGGTGAAAATGTTCTCGAACCATAACACCAAGAGCATCGTTTCTCAAGTGCGGAGGGATGCCGATAAGTCAAGGTGGAATATCCTCAAATATGGTCTCAAATGAGTTTTGAGATGATTAGGAGATACAATCAATTGAAACAACTATGAGATGATCAACTATGAGATGGGCTACTAAGATAATCAACTATGGGAGAATCAATTAAGATGGTCGATTTAGATGACCAATTGAGATGATCAACTATTGGGGTGATCAATTGGATGTCGCTTAAGCCTTTCTAATGTATCAGATCATCAAACTTAGCCACTGGAAGTGGTCAAGAAGTGGTTTTTAGTTGCCCCAGCATACTAGATCGCTTGACTTAGTCTTAGCAGGTGATTTGGGCGTAACTTAAGTAGATGAAAAAATTTTGGGGTGATCAACTGGAAATGACTTAGGTCTTAAAGGTGGTTCAGATAGCATTTTGGGTCTTCTCAATGTGTCAGATCACCTACCTTAGTCTTAGGAGGTGATCTACGCATTGTGGAGATAATCTCAGGCTAAGGGAGTTTCAAGGGTGTGTATAGAGAAGGAAACAAGAGTAGTGGGCATTAGAGGAGTTCCCTCTAAGGCATGTTCCAATGTTCAAGTCAGTGATCTAAAAATACATCATAAGAGAAGAAGAAACTCTGAAAGTGAAGGGTAAAAGGAACTTCTCTAGTTTAGTGTACTTGTTCTTTGTTGTGATTGTAGAGTGACTTATGTTGAAAATGGCTAGTGCTGAATGGTAGAGTGGTCTTGTAACTCCTTCAACCCAATCTGATTAATTGGATTTGAATCTTGGTATTACCTAATGGGTCACGAAACTAACAAAAAATATGACAAAGACAAGTGCAGCTATCGAtaaatagtatagctacggtgaggaaagatatcgtatccacgaggactaaaagtactagtaattaccatttTCCTACTATTTAGCTGACAAAATGGAGTGATTggtttaaattaaaattacttaattaatttaactaaataaTTCAACAGAGAATAAATTaggaaaataat contains the following coding sequences:
- the LOC108465355 gene encoding kirola-like — protein: MAQIRKMDCQVMIKSTADEFYNAFRSKPQFLPKMSNGLIKDVKLLQGDWNSVGAVRLWSYSSEGKSQMVKEIFEKVDEKSKTMVYKLVEGDLLNSYNSWRNIITIRPVGERSMVKWTMEFEKQNEDIPDPVGYADSLIALTNNIDAYLLNV